In Drosophila sulfurigaster albostrigata strain 15112-1811.04 chromosome 4, ASM2355843v2, whole genome shotgun sequence, the sequence GTTTGGCGCAAATCTCAAATACTCTCCTAAAGCAATTCAGTTACAATGAAATCCACAATCGCCGCGTAGCTCTAGGTATAACGTGTGTGCAGTGCACTCCCGTTCAATTGGAGATTCTGCGAAGAGCAGGCGCAATGCCAGTGAGTTCGCGCCGATGTGGAATGATAACACGCCGCGAGGCTGAACGCTTATGTAAAAGTTTCTTGGGCGATAATACGCCACCACGACTTCCCGACGATTTTGCGTTCAACGTGCAGCACAAATGCGCCTGGGGATGTCGAGGATCTTTTGCCATCACGCTACAACTCATCACGTGCCAAATGCATCAAGTGTACCTTCTGTGGCATGTTTTTTCACcaaacaaattcatatttcattcCCATCGACTAACCAGCAACGATCGATATATCCAGCCAGATGCGGCGAACTTCAATTCTTGGCGTCGACACATGACACTTTGTGGACATGGGCAGGATGAAAAATTGTGCATGCGTGGGAGGACGTGAAAGCTATGTTTAATGGTGGCACAAGAAAACGACTTGTAGgctgcagcaacagtagcCGAAATTCACCAAATTCCCAAGAAGGGTCGGCTCTAAAGTTAcgaacatcagcagcaaccaccAGACTGGAGGCTACAACTGAATGTGAGATGGATGCTAAAAGAGAAGAAATAgaatatgcaaaaatcaatAGACCAtcaatacaattataatactgtagctgccgctgctgccgccgttgTTGGGGTGACAGCAACAGTAGCCACCACAGTTGGGGTGCCGTTCAATCTACACCATCGGTCACTGCGCAACGAGCACGATCTATCGATAATGCCACTGTCACGAAATTTCGTTGTCGATTACACAATGTGgcaacagcaccagcaacagcaccatGGAAAACGCAACGAGTCTTGCCCAATGCCTTGGATAAGGCCGGAAATTAACTTCGTTGCCCCTTTAAATGCAACTATTGTGAAAAATGAATCACAGCATGCCACTCATTGCAACAACGCTATAGACAagaatgtaaataataatagcacGGAATATTTGGATTTCAATGTACCATCGATATTAAACTCATCCGCTTTTAAGCCTGTTGTGGCTTCCACTGCAATTGTATCGGCGTCTTTATATGCAACGCGCTCAAATGATTCGAACAGTACCATTTATAAAGGATCTGCTCAATCGACAAAAACATCAACCGTTTTTTCTCATAATATTAGTACTACTGTTGCAAATGGCTGCGAATTCCACAAACCTATATCTAGCGCTTTTTCGCCAATTTTAGATTCCATTAACATGTGCACTGAAATCGATCAACAAGACTCTAATAACACAATTTCCACCGCATCCAATGATctaaaaaatcaatgtttaaGCCCAACATACGACAGAAATATGACAAGCAATGCGGCCGACAATGAGGACGATGAAGTAGTCGATATTGAAACAACAGAAGATGACAATCAAATAGTATCTGTGTCTTTAAAGGATGATGGTGCTTTCAATGTTGTTTGCTCTTCTCATTCATTAGACTATGTATCATCATCCCTCAGTGCCGACCATTCGCCTTCTGGGAGTCCAACCGTCGATATCGATGTCGATGGATCCACTACTGATCCTGAAGACCAAATTGAGTTCAAATCAAATACTATACACTCACAAGACATAAACACGTCATTAAGTCgatcaaatattaaaatgaattaccATCATAATCACGAAAACgataaaattattgtaaatgatGTTGAAGAAATTCGCCcaagttattttaaatatagtaatgAGGTAAGAATTGcgattaaaaattattaaagaaatatttttgcaaagtttcatacatatgtatgtaatagtCTCATTTTTCATAACCCCTAATTaacatatattcaaataaatacagttttgggaaaacatttatttttaatactacTCGAAGAATATTATAGGGTCATTCGAACAAATACTATTATGGGGaaaaattaaagtgaatttgtttgttaaatgaaaaatgtttatttattcttcTAAATCAATTTCATCCCATTCAAACGCCAACGTTTTTCAAATCCTCGAAGCAAATAGTCCATTTCCGGTATAACCATCAGCGCCTTTTTCGGTTCAGGCTTTTCTCTTCAATCTTCAATCGACTCGAAACGTTCCCAGGGTGGTCTCTTGAGTTTTGGGAATAGCCAGAAGTCGCACGGAGCTAAATCAGGTGAATGCGATGCTTGCAGTGTGTTTTCGATATCAAACGTCCGGAACTCTCATCAACACGTTCTCGACCTTCTTTGACTTCGTTGTAccacttataaatatttttctgcGACATGGCAATATCCCAAAGACCTTCCGCAACATTATTAACGTTTTCGCAGTCGAAATTTCATTGcgcaaacaaaatttaaaaaatgctcaattaaattagacattgaaaaaaaaaatgcaatttggtctTTTGGTAAAGACaagcataaatatattatcatAATGTTAAGGTTGTGTAGTTTAAATTGTACTTTACTCTTTACTAGgcttcaaaatatatatttctacaTACACAtagatctcagaaactataagagCATTTAAAAAGCAGATTAAGGCTTTGGAATACGCattaataatgatttatttgaacgttgacgtactaacggcagtaccatcaagtggcccagcgataccaagcacaGGCTTGTCGACGCACggacaaaaaataaatttgtaaacggCATGCATTAATCGAAAActgcgaataaatattaaaagactaGTAATACTATACTaggaaagaaaaatatgttaggatatatgtataagaagataaaaataacaattaaaatcccgataaatatgctaataataaggttttacGCAGAGGAATAGACTTACTGAAGCAAACTACGTTATAGAGATTATTATAaatcacacacagaatacagATGGGATTATCGCAAGCAAAGCTAGTAGTTCTACGGGGaatgagaagaggaagaaaattcctagtgatcctgaccGGAAccgcaaaactaatttgatttaacCACTCCAAGGAGTCTATTTCACAATTAGTTTATTTCTaaatgaaacaagtaagaaagctacagtgtactcgactgtgagatacccgctacccattttgaataaaataaatatattttgcagtatttctctgaaaatatatcgaatatactgcaaaaatgctaaaaataaaccaaatggtataattggtatgttgatatagtaccgcattcaaaatatactatagacggcacaatataccagattgtcagccaaagcaactaagacgccTAGTGagcaggcgtttttgcccatacaaaagtatttattaataacttcgacaattattatctgatcacaaccaggaatcataactactataaaaattattgtatttaccaaaattcgcaactctagctttaaaattacgcatttgtatcgattttttgatttgcgggggcggtaGTGGGcgttgcaaaaatttgaaataaacttgatctgcgtgcaaacataacaaatgctgtcgaaacaaaattatagctctatctcttatagtctctgagatctaggtgttcatacggacagacacacagacggacatggctagatcgtcttggctgttgacgctgatcaagaatatatataccttatagggtcggagatgcctccttctacctgttacatacatttcctgccgacacaaagttataatacccttctaccctatgggtagcgggtataaaagcAGATTGCATGATTCTACGGTCAGTAAGAGATGaaaggtttagtaataaaaatatactgtagTAAGGTGGAAATCTAATATTAGGGTTcaaattttaactaaatatcaaaaattgtttctgCGCCGActcaatcctatcttgataaaccctataCTAGAaattccagacaagagatccaTACTAAAGAATAGGCCGAACCAGTGAGAATTCTTTCGACCACCGTTTTATGAATTCCAGTATACCCATGGCCCTAGTTACAATAGACAGAATGTATTTAccaaattttagttttgcatcaagcaAAACCCTTAAGTCATTCACATACTCTATTCGCTCTATAGGAGTATCATATAAAACAAGTTATTTACTTGGAGAGAACCCTATAGAAGGTCATAAGCTTATATATATAagcttatataataatttgttataatcGTATAACCGCTTATAGTGCCCGACCAGTTATTGCGAAGAAAACTCGATGGCTTAGTTGCTCCCCATACAAACTTATATGAAAGGGCCTCCGCTTAGTAAGTCTCCGCTTTTAGCGACAAACCGCTTATACCGACgaaatttttcacaattcaaCGACGaaaaaacagagaaataatgccaacaaaaTTAGGCATCAAGCGACGCTGTTAGAAATGTATGCAGTTATCAGTGATCGGCACTCTTGCTTGTGTGACTAGCAGCGACACGAAGGTTCTTACATTCTCACTACTCTCGGTTAATTTTAGCTGACGCCTTGTTTTATGCTAAGGAACATGCAGGTATACATAACAAGttctgtcgaaaattataacTAAGATCTGGGTGTTATATggctatgtacatatgtatatcgtCTTTGACTCCTCTGCTTGTTACAAATATTTCCTGCAGGTTGTGCAGGGTAGAAAAGTATTAcatcacaaagttataatatttttctaccCCATGGGTAGTGGTCTGATAGGTATAAAACAACTGATAGTGAGCTTGCAAAGAAACGGATTAACGATAAaccaaagaaagaaaatgcgTTCGGTTACTATCAATTTTTAGGGTTCTCGGATTCTtggttgttttgttatttgttgtgttttgcgAGCTGTGATTCCATATACTATACTAAATATTAGTACTTATTaatgtgtattattatttgtgaatGATTTTAGGTTACTAAAGGAGTTAATGGAATGTCAAAAATATTATCTCGGAAAAAATGCGTAaatcctcaaaaaaaaaatggaaaactatTGTCGAAACTAGATGCGGACAGCATTTTTGGTAATCAGTCCAGTTTACATATTCCCTTTCCAGTACTTTTTAAGtcgcatttaaattgtattcgCCAACGCCACCAATTCCACGGACAATCCAGTCCCAACACGCCAGGTCTATTATATTGTTGTGATACCACTGGCAACGCGAATGATAGTAACTCGGATATACTAAACGCGTAATCTtcgaaacaaaatataataatttttaaatttcatttgtaaattgATTATAACTAATATGTATATTGCTTAAGACTCGActgtaataaataaagataaagaaacgatttttaaattatttcttatcaTATCCCTTACagaataaattatacaaatgaaattgatgaaattggaaaaagtaaaaaagggCAGTGTTACTTAGTcgtgtttattatattttgaaaatattgaataaatacaaaatgggTTGAAGACAAGTGATGCAACCGTAGTTTGACATAAATGATATAGTACATatgaatgtacatacatatataacgcGCTGTTCACAGATGAGCAAAATCGTGTTTATTCCTGCGGCGCCATTTTGTTCCATAGTTCCCagcacaaaaaatgtttaaggGAATTGACACTCCGGTACTGGAATGTATGTGAATGTCAAATCAGCTATTCCACAGACGAACGAGTAGACCAGCTATTATTCActcataataaaaaataaaaagaaagcgTGTGAGGCCTCTCCACAAGAGAAatggcaaaaattaaaattatgcagTCTCAAGACtgcatatgaaatttaaaataaaacaagaaagttacagtcgagtgtgctcgactgtgagatacccgctacccattttgaataaaagcaaaatattgcggtagtattctaaaacataccaaaaatactttaaaatattaaaattattccaaattgtatatttggtatatcgatatgccaTAGGCGGCACAATgaaccagattgtcggccaaaacaactaacagccctagtaagtaggcgtttttgcccatacaaaagtatttatttaataacttccacaatttttatctgatctgATTGCAGTtattcaggaatcataactactatagtaattattgtatataccaaaattcgaaactctagctttaaaattacgcttgttattcgattttttgatttgcgaggGCGGGAGTAAGCTTggctaaaatttgaaacaaacttgatctgcgtgcaaacaacaaattctgttgcaaaaaattatagctctatcttttatagtctctgagatccagtgtttcatacggacagacggacaagcAACCAAATTTCTATAATATGTGCTTGGGATATTGTCatcatattatataaataggGAACGAATGTGATTATAtctgtttaaaataattccacatatatgtattagGCAAATGTTTCAGTTGTGTGgccattaaattttatttttaccatTTCCGGGTGACTCTAAAATTTGTGGAATTTGCGCgtcaaaaattttaatcatATCGGAACAGCgctttacataaattaaattattgaaagaaGCAGATGATCTCACATTTATTACCTATTTCAATTGCGACAACATCCCAACCAAATTTTTCATTGACTTTAAATATCATATGTACTCCTGCGAATCTgcacttttaaataattatatttcactTCAACAGAAAATGGCTTCAAACGCTTTCTTTTCACTGATTATAAACTTGTCATATTTTCGCATGTGATCGCATTGTCGACACTAGTGTGTAAAAATAAGTTGCCTCTTTTTTCAACTGTGAAACAGTGGGCTTGACATCATATGCGTTACAGTGTTGGAGTATCGataccttttttattttgtgctggGAATTACGGGACGAAATGTCGTAGTAAAAATTTTTGTCAGGCGTAATTTTTATATGAAGTTGCCCGGAACAAATCGATTTCGCTCATTGGGGAAAACCGTTTTAgt encodes:
- the LOC133846962 gene encoding LOW QUALITY PROTEIN: uncharacterized protein LOC133846962 (The sequence of the model RefSeq protein was modified relative to this genomic sequence to represent the inferred CDS: inserted 6 bases in 4 codons; substituted 1 base at 1 genomic stop codon), which encodes MAFPEPIGRSPRSPTHLNGMENNPIAVNQKLNNVSSVLLYGIPIVSLYIEGQERLCLAQISNTLLKQFSYNEIHNRRVALGITCVQCTPVQLEILRRAGAMPVSSRRCGMITRREAERLCKSFLGDNTPPRLPDDFAFNVQHKCAWGCRGSFXPSRYNSSRAKCIKCTFCGMFFXPNKFIFHSHRLTSNDRYIQPDAANFNSWRRHMTLCGHGQDEKXVHAWEDVKAMFNGGTRKRLVGCSNSSRNSPNSQEGSALKLRTSAATTRLEATTECEMDAKRXKKXNMQKSIDHQYNYNTVAAAAAAVVGVTATVATTVGVPFNLHHRSLRNEHDLSIMPLSRNFVVDYTMWQQHQQQHHGKRNESCPMPWIRPEINFVAPLNATIVKNESQHATHCNNAIDKNVNNNSTEYLDFNVPSILNSSAFKPVVASTAIVSASLYATRSNDSNSTIYKGSAQSTKTSTVFSHNISTTVANGCEFHKPISSAFSPILDSINMCTEIDQQDSNNTISTASNDLKNQCLSPTYDRNMTSNAADNEDDEVVDIETTEDDNQIVSVSLKDDGAFNVVCSSHSLDYVSSSLSADHSPSGSPTVDIDVDGSTTDPEDQIEFKSNTIHSQDINTSLSRSNIKMNYHHNHENDKIIVNDVEEIRPSYFKYSNEVTKGVNGMSKILSRKKCVNPQKKNGKLLSKLDADSIFGNQSSLHIPFPVLFKSHLNCIRQRHQFHGQSSPNTPGLLYCCDTTGNANDSNSDILNA